A stretch of Crossiella cryophila DNA encodes these proteins:
- a CDS encoding GntR family transcriptional regulator, with protein sequence MIEFRIDRHSGVATYLQIAAQVKQAMRMGLLGPGDQLPTAREVVAATTVNPNTVLKAYRELEHEGLVAGRRGMGTFVTASLVTDAARLGAPLRQDLEHWMGRAVTEGLVVEEVDAIYTDVRATHYPA encoded by the coding sequence GTGATCGAGTTTCGCATCGATCGGCACTCCGGGGTGGCCACCTACCTCCAGATCGCTGCGCAGGTCAAACAGGCGATGCGGATGGGACTGCTGGGACCTGGCGACCAGCTGCCGACGGCCAGGGAGGTGGTGGCGGCCACCACGGTCAACCCCAACACCGTGCTCAAGGCCTACCGCGAACTCGAACACGAGGGACTGGTGGCAGGCCGCCGCGGCATGGGCACCTTCGTCACCGCCTCCCTGGTCACCGACGCGGCCAGACTCGGCGCCCCGCTGCGCCAGGACCTCGAGCACTGGATGGGCCGGGCGGTCACCGAGGGGCTCGTGGTGGAAGAGGTCGACGCGATCTACACCGACGTGCGGGCCACGCACTATCCGGCCTGA
- a CDS encoding ABC transporter permease encodes MTWIVWRQQRLALISLAVALVLGVAAVLLLRAGMTADLAAKGIAGCVPDGIKPGTACSSTAVAEFQDTWFDRMKIAQMLVLALPALVGVFIGAPLFAREFEQGTHVLAFTQSVSRIRWMASKFLVTAVPALVVLLALQFLVGGWLAAAGNLGPLKTGPFAVTTFGASGVSPFAYTLFAYTLGMFLGALSRRTLMAMTLTLGVFVVFRYLLISLRQFLLAPKRIVSDDPTSSAVPTGDRSLVLDSGHLDAAGNVLPNSWSRISSCGARGNEVMPTDLITCYREHGLVRSYADLIPVDAATSLHLVEASIFVGLAVLFTLGSIWAVRRQV; translated from the coding sequence ATGACCTGGATCGTGTGGCGTCAGCAGCGGCTCGCGCTGATCAGTCTCGCCGTCGCGCTGGTCCTCGGCGTGGCCGCGGTGTTGTTGCTACGGGCGGGAATGACCGCGGACCTGGCCGCCAAGGGCATCGCCGGGTGTGTGCCGGACGGGATCAAACCGGGCACGGCCTGCTCCAGCACGGCGGTCGCCGAGTTCCAGGACACCTGGTTCGATCGGATGAAGATCGCGCAGATGCTGGTGCTGGCGTTGCCCGCGCTGGTCGGGGTGTTCATCGGGGCTCCGCTGTTCGCGCGGGAGTTCGAGCAGGGCACGCACGTGCTCGCCTTCACCCAGTCGGTGAGCCGGATCCGCTGGATGGCGAGCAAGTTCCTGGTCACCGCGGTGCCCGCGCTGGTGGTGCTGCTCGCGTTGCAGTTCCTGGTCGGCGGCTGGCTGGCGGCCGCTGGCAACCTGGGGCCGTTGAAGACCGGGCCGTTCGCGGTCACCACCTTCGGCGCCAGCGGGGTTTCCCCGTTCGCCTACACGCTTTTCGCCTACACCCTTGGCATGTTCCTGGGCGCGTTGTCCCGGCGCACGCTGATGGCCATGACGCTCACCCTCGGGGTGTTCGTGGTCTTCCGGTACCTGCTCATCAGCCTGCGGCAGTTCCTGCTCGCGCCCAAGCGGATCGTCTCCGACGACCCGACCAGCTCGGCGGTGCCCACCGGTGACCGTTCGCTGGTGCTGGACAGCGGCCACCTGGACGCGGCCGGGAACGTGCTGCCCAACAGCTGGTCCCGGATCAGCTCCTGCGGCGCCCGCGGCAACGAGGTCATGCCGACCGACCTGATCACCTGCTACCGCGAGCACGGGCTGGTGAGGTCCTACGCGGACCTCATCCCGGTCGACGCGGCGACCTCGCTGCACCTGGTCGAGGCGTCGATCTTCGTCGGGCTCGCGGTGCTGTTCACGCTGGGCTCGATCTGGGCGGTCCGGCGGCAGGTGTGA
- a CDS encoding ABC transporter ATP-binding protein, which yields MTHQQAPVLAEGLGKRYSRGWALRDCSLEIPPGRVVALVGPNGAGKSTLMGMVTGLVRPTAGRIAVFGEVPSGRGMHSCVAFLTQQKPLYPQFTVAETLRLGRHANPGWDQAYAEELVARAAVPLAAKVGTLSGGQRTRVALALALGKRPRLLMLDEPLADLDPLARQAVLQTLLAECRAQEITVLLSSHVLAELEGVCDHLVLLIAGQVRVAGDVAQLVHEHALLVGPPGQPCPVPQGAIIDSQVVNGVQLVLVPAHAARPAPGWQLHRPRLGQLALSYMRGSGLAVAA from the coding sequence ATGACGCACCAGCAGGCGCCGGTGCTGGCGGAGGGGCTGGGGAAGCGGTACTCGCGGGGCTGGGCGTTGCGGGACTGTTCGCTGGAGATTCCGCCGGGGCGGGTGGTGGCGCTCGTCGGGCCGAATGGCGCGGGCAAGAGCACGCTGATGGGCATGGTCACCGGACTGGTTCGACCGACCGCCGGCCGGATCGCGGTGTTCGGCGAGGTGCCGAGTGGGCGGGGCATGCACTCCTGCGTGGCCTTCCTGACCCAGCAGAAGCCGCTGTACCCGCAGTTCACCGTGGCCGAGACGCTGCGGCTGGGCAGGCACGCCAACCCCGGCTGGGACCAGGCCTACGCCGAGGAGCTGGTGGCGCGGGCCGCGGTGCCGCTGGCGGCCAAGGTGGGCACGCTCTCCGGTGGGCAGCGGACCAGGGTCGCGCTGGCCTTGGCGCTGGGGAAACGGCCGCGGTTGCTGATGCTCGACGAGCCGTTGGCCGATCTTGACCCACTCGCGCGGCAGGCCGTGTTGCAGACCTTGCTGGCGGAGTGCCGGGCGCAGGAGATCACCGTGTTGCTGTCCTCGCACGTGCTCGCGGAGCTGGAAGGGGTGTGCGACCACCTGGTGCTGCTGATCGCGGGCCAGGTCCGGGTCGCGGGGGATGTCGCCCAGCTGGTGCACGAGCACGCGTTGCTGGTCGGGCCGCCTGGGCAGCCCTGCCCGGTGCCGCAGGGGGCGATCATCGACAGTCAGGTGGTCAACGGGGTGCAGCTGGTGCTGGTGCCCGCGCACGCCGCGCGGCCTGCGCCGGGCTGGCAGCTGCACCGGCCGCGACTCGGTCAACTCGCGCTGTCCTACATGCGCGGCAGTGGTCTGGCGGTGGCGGCATGA
- a CDS encoding FAD-binding protein: MSKVDVLVVGAGPVGLLCALLGRLYGLRVLIVDKSSEPLRTGRADALNARSLQLLEIVGLFAELYPLGKTCNTSSVWADGEFVSRQSTWWDNLEGCFHKHFLMLGQAFVERSLDRRVGELDCAVRRNTSVEHVELGEDGCRSILSSGEVVESRFVIGADGSRSAVRDFFAIPFEITRPELTWAVLDGVFETDFPKVPEIIVFQVDTSDVAWIPREGEIDRFYVRMDVAEFDLDQVVAKINRAVRPHELTLKRVEWFSRFSVKESVAERFSVGDRVFLAGDACHIHSVNGGQGLNTGLSDAFNLMWKLGMAANAVSSTEILRTYEQERKPVALSVVETSGALVRSTKYSEGGTHAVDYVKTVERKAGNITGMGIRYGEDGLAGSRLFDFMVHGGDGGLPVGEQARVYSLLDYRFFTLLVFGDAEPDLALPPFVRTIRIRDTPGECPYPDQLLLVRPDSYIAASAPIDDASPIVGYLRSLSQVSVPAWPS, translated from the coding sequence GTGTCGAAGGTTGATGTACTCGTCGTCGGCGCGGGCCCGGTCGGTCTGCTGTGCGCCCTGCTCGGGCGGCTTTACGGCCTGCGCGTCCTGATCGTCGACAAATCGTCGGAACCACTTCGAACGGGCCGGGCTGACGCCCTGAACGCGCGGTCGTTGCAGTTGCTGGAGATTGTCGGGCTCTTCGCGGAGCTTTACCCGCTGGGGAAGACCTGCAACACCAGCTCGGTATGGGCGGACGGCGAGTTCGTTTCTCGTCAGTCCACCTGGTGGGACAATCTGGAGGGATGTTTTCACAAGCATTTCCTGATGCTCGGCCAGGCATTCGTCGAGCGGTCGCTGGATCGACGGGTCGGCGAGCTGGACTGCGCGGTGCGGCGGAACACCTCGGTTGAGCACGTCGAACTCGGCGAAGACGGCTGCCGGTCGATCCTGTCCTCCGGCGAGGTGGTCGAGTCGAGGTTCGTCATCGGCGCGGACGGCTCGCGGTCCGCCGTCCGGGACTTCTTCGCCATCCCGTTCGAGATCACCCGGCCGGAACTGACCTGGGCGGTCCTGGACGGAGTTTTCGAGACCGACTTCCCCAAGGTGCCGGAGATCATCGTCTTCCAGGTCGACACCTCGGATGTGGCCTGGATTCCGCGCGAGGGGGAGATCGATCGCTTCTACGTGCGCATGGATGTGGCCGAGTTCGACCTGGACCAGGTGGTCGCCAAGATCAATCGGGCCGTGCGCCCGCATGAGCTGACCCTGAAGCGGGTCGAGTGGTTCTCCCGGTTCTCCGTCAAGGAGTCGGTCGCGGAGCGGTTCTCGGTCGGCGACCGGGTTTTCCTGGCAGGCGACGCCTGTCATATCCATTCCGTCAATGGCGGACAGGGGTTGAACACCGGCCTGTCGGATGCGTTCAACCTCATGTGGAAGCTGGGCATGGCGGCCAACGCGGTGTCCTCGACGGAGATCCTGCGCACCTATGAACAGGAGCGCAAGCCGGTCGCGCTGAGTGTCGTGGAAACCTCCGGGGCACTGGTGCGATCGACCAAGTACTCCGAAGGCGGAACCCATGCGGTGGATTACGTCAAGACCGTCGAACGGAAGGCGGGAAACATCACCGGCATGGGGATCCGGTATGGCGAAGACGGACTCGCGGGGTCGCGGCTTTTCGACTTCATGGTCCATGGTGGCGATGGCGGGTTGCCGGTAGGTGAGCAGGCGCGGGTCTACTCGTTGCTCGACTATCGTTTCTTCACGCTGCTCGTCTTCGGCGATGCCGAGCCGGATCTCGCGCTGCCCCCCTTCGTGCGGACGATTCGGATCCGCGACACCCCCGGCGAGTGCCCCTACCCGGACCAGTTGCTGCTGGTGCGGCCGGACTCCTACATCGCCGCCTCGGCCCCGATCGACGATGCTTCGCCGATCGTCGGCTACCTGCGGTCGTTGTCGCAGGTGAGCGTCCCGGCGTGGCCCTCGTAG
- a CDS encoding TauD/TfdA dioxygenase family protein produces the protein MTADVVVAKLSPFGVVVSPARPAAAVTELPLDRLRELARTHHLVLLRGFATFAGPAELTGWCGAWGEIAMWPFGAVLELVEHDRPDDHIFDHSYVPLHWDGMYRQQVPEFQIFHCVSAPGADQGGRTTFSNTPVVLADADPDTRRLWERVTGTYRRKMEFYDSEAVSPVVTTHPVSGFPVLRYGEPAIAGDPDFINHPDLEFTGVDAVELARFHQSLREALYSPAHFYAHAWQDGDVVVSDNYTLLHGREAFTSRAPRHLRRVHVLGDPPLDNPALVRS, from the coding sequence ATGACCGCCGACGTCGTCGTGGCGAAGCTGAGCCCGTTCGGGGTGGTGGTGAGTCCGGCCCGGCCCGCCGCCGCGGTGACCGAGTTGCCCCTCGATCGGTTGCGCGAGCTGGCCAGGACCCATCACCTGGTGCTGCTGCGGGGTTTCGCCACCTTCGCCGGGCCGGCGGAACTCACCGGGTGGTGCGGTGCATGGGGCGAGATCGCGATGTGGCCATTCGGCGCGGTCCTCGAGCTGGTCGAGCACGACCGGCCGGACGACCACATCTTCGACCACAGCTACGTTCCGCTGCACTGGGACGGCATGTACCGGCAGCAGGTGCCGGAGTTCCAGATCTTCCACTGCGTCAGCGCCCCCGGCGCGGATCAGGGCGGCCGGACCACCTTCTCCAACACCCCCGTCGTGCTGGCCGACGCGGACCCGGACACCCGGCGGCTGTGGGAGCGGGTCACCGGCACCTACCGCCGCAAAATGGAGTTCTACGACAGCGAAGCCGTTTCCCCGGTGGTGACCACGCATCCTGTGAGTGGTTTCCCGGTGCTGCGCTACGGCGAGCCCGCGATCGCCGGGGACCCGGACTTCATCAACCATCCCGACCTCGAGTTCACCGGCGTCGACGCGGTCGAGCTGGCGCGTTTCCACCAGAGTCTCCGCGAGGCGCTGTACTCGCCGGCGCATTTCTACGCGCACGCCTGGCAGGATGGCGATGTGGTCGTGTCCGACAATTACACGCTGCTGCACGGGCGTGAGGCATTCACCAGTCGCGCACCCCGGCACCTGCGCCGGGTGCACGTGCTCGGGGACCCGCCGCTGGACAACCCCGCGCTGGTCCGTTCCTGA